TGGGCGACAAGGTGGTCCGGGTGATCGTCGCCCATCTCGGCCTGGACCCGTGGGAGCGCAACGCCCAGATCACCCGCGTCCTGAATACGGTGGAACGCGGAGCGGACCGGCCGACCGTGTTCATGGGCGACCTGAACGAGTGGCGGCCCCGGTCGCCCCGGATCAAGCGGCTGATGCACTGCTTCGCCGACTGTGCCGCGCCGCGCAGCTTCCATGTCCGGATGCCGACGCTCCGGCTCGACCGGATCTTCGTGTCGGACGGGCTGGTGCTGTCCAACTACGACGTGGTCCGAACGCCGGTGACCCGGCGGGCGTCGGACCATCTGCCGGTGCGCGCCACCGTCGCCCTGAAGAACTGACATCTTGAACGACCGCCTCCGCCGTTTCGCGCTCGCCGCCCTGCGTTTCGCCCTGTCGGGCCTGCTGCTCTGGCTGCTGCTGCGGCAGACCGACCTGGAGGCCCTCGCCGGGCGCCTGGCCGGCGTCGATCCCCTGTGGCTGGCGGCGGCCTTTGCCCTGACTGTGGTCCAGGTCGTGCTGATCTCGTGGCGCTGGGCCTTCATCATGGCCGGGCTCGGTGCCGCCATCGGCACCGCGCGGGCGCTGCGGATCAACCTGGCCGCCTTCTTCCTGGGCCAGGCCTTGCCGACCTCGATCGCCGGGGATGTCTGGCGGGTCTGGCGGCTCCGCGCGCTGGGGCACGGGGTCGGAACCGCCGTCCGCGGCGTCCTGGTCGACCGGACGACGGCGCTGCTCGGGCTGGTCGCGGTGGTCCTGGCCACCGGGCCGGCCCTGCTGGCGCGCATGCCCGATCCGGCGATGCGCTGGGGCCTGCTGGCCGGCCTGGGTATCGGAATCGCCCTGCTGGCCCTGGCGCTGACGGCCGACCGGCTGCCGGGCCGGTGGCTCCCGGGAAGGCTGGCCGGCGTCGCGGAATTCGGCCGGACGGTGCGCGGTCTCCTCGCCCGCCCCCTGACCGCCGTGCCGATCGTCGGCGTCTCGGCGCTGGTCCATCTGCTGGCCGGGGCGACCATGTGGCTGATCGCCAGGGGTTTGGACGTGCCGGTGGGTCTGGTCGATTGCCTGGTGCTGATGCCGCCGATCGTGCTGGTCGCGGGCATGCCGCTGTCGATCGCCGGCTGGGGCCTGCGCGAAGGCGCCGTCGTCGCGGTGTTCGGGCTGGCCGGCGTCCCGGTGGACGGCGCGCTCCTGATGTCGATCCTGTTCGGAGCGATGCTTCTGCTGGTCAGCCTGCCCGGCGGCCTGTTCCTGGCGCTGGGCGAAACCCCGGCGGCCGGCGCGGCTCTCAGCCCTCGCCGCGCCGGATCCGATAGGTGAAGACGCCGCCCTCCGCGGAATGCTCGACCAGCTCGTGCGCCGTGGTATTGCAGAAATGGCGGAAGTCGATGACCGACGCCGGGTCGGTGACCAGCACGATCAACTCCTCCCCCGCCGCCATGTGGTCGAGCTGACGGCGCGTGCGCAGAATCGGAAGCGGGCAATGGAGCCCCCGGATATCCAGTTCCCGTGCCATTCACTCTCCTCCTGTTGTCGGGACCGGAGGCGAGTGTAGCTCAGTTGGGCACGGCGAACACGGCCCGGCCGCTCATGCCCGCCAGCAGTTCCTGCTGACGGCCGCCACTCTTCTCCACCACCTTGCCGAACACCTTGATGGACTGGCTGACCGGATCGATCCGGGCGGACAGCCGGGTCACCTCCGCCGCGTAGGCGTGGCCGGTCTCCTCGATCAGGACCTTGAACCCGGTCCCCGGCACCAGCCAGGAGAGCCAGCGCGACGGCACGATCATCTCGACCTCCAGCTCCCGGTCGTCGAGGATCTCCATCAGCTCCTTGCCCTCGGTGACGAATTCGTAGCGCCGCACCTTCAGCTCGGCGATCCGCCCGGGGAACGGGGCAAGGACGACGCAGCGCTCGACCATGGTGCGCATCATGGCGGTCTCCGCCTCGGCCGCGCTGAACTGGGCCGCGGCGGCCTCCAGCTCCAGCGTGCTGACCGATCCCAGCTTGTCGAGCCGGGAATTGACCTCGTACAGCTTGCGGGCGGCCTGCTGCTGGGCGACCGCCTTGTTCAGCCGGGCGCGGTGGACCGCGCAGTCGAACCCGACGAGCTTCTGCCCCTCCTTGAACCGCTCGCCCTCGCGAAGGCCCAGGTCGTCGATCTTGGCCGCCAGTTCCGACGAGAGCATGGTGCTGCGCCGGGGCGAGATCTGCGCCCGGATCTCCGGCACGCCGCCAAGGCCGGTGCCGGGATCGAAAGACTGGCCGGCGGCCGGGGCGGCGGCGATCAGGAGGGCGGCGGCAAGCAGGCAGGAGAACCACCCGGTCATGGCCGTCTCCTCAGATCGGGTCGGCGATGAGCGGCTTCCGGCTCGGGCCGGTCCCCCGGACGGGACGCGGCTTGAGATCGACCGGCGGCGCCACCGCCTGGACCGCCACTGCCGGCGCCGGGGGAGCGGCTTCCACCGGCGGCTCCGCGCCGGTTGCTTCCCTGACCGGTTCGGGGATCGGTTCGGGAGCCGGGGCGGCGGCCACCGGTTCGGGAGCCGGGGCGGCGGCCACCGGTTCGGGAGCCGGAGTGGCGGCCATCGGCTCGGGAGCCGGAGTGGCGGCCATCGGCTCGGGCGCCGGGGCGGCGGCCAGCGGCACCGTCTCTACCGGAGCCACCGCCGGAACAGGCTGTTCGGCCGGCGGCTGCGGTGCCGGGAGAGCCACCGGAGCGGGCGCGGGTTCCGGTGCGGGCGGTGCGGGAGGCGGCGGCGGAGCGGGCGGAAGGATCCGGCCGGCCTGCCAGTCCGCGTTGATCGCGGCCAGCGCCTCGGTCAGGGCCTTGACGTCGTGGCTGGGCACGGTGGCGGGCAGCGGGTCCAGGCCGAGCGAGACGATCACGTTGGACGCTGCCGCCTGAAGGTCGGCATAGGCCCGGTCGCGCGCCAGCTCGGACAGGATCGCAGACGCCGCGGCGCGCACCCGCTCCAGCACGTTCTGGGCCTGGCCCGCCTCGGCCAGGCGGATGTTCTCGTACAAGCGCTGCTCGATCGAGTCGAGCTGGTCGGCCTGCTCGAAGTTCCGGCGTGCCCGCTGGTACTGCTGGTAACCCACATGGACCTGCGTCAGAGCCGCCATGCTCAGCGCCAGGCGCCGCGTCTCGGCCAGTTCCTGCTGGGCCTCGGCGACGCCGATCGACGCCGGCGCGGTCAGCAGGTTCAACAGGTTGAAGCTGACCCGCAGCCCCGCTTCGGCCCAGCTGTTGTTCACCAGATAGGAGTTCGTGTCCAGGTTGGCGGAGCCGGTGAAGGTGAGCCCCGGCAGCAGGCGGAGGATCGACTTGCGCACTTCGGCGGCGCTGATCCGGCGCTGGTAGTGCTCCTCCCGCAGTTCCGGCCGGCGGCTCAGCGCCAGGGTTTCCATCTCCTCGATCGCGAGGCCGACCTGGGGAATCTCTCGGCGGAAGCCGGCCGGCAGCGCCAGCGTGAAGGGCTGGCCCGGCGGCAGGTTCATCAGCGCGCGGAGCTGGGCCTTGGCGATGGCGAGGTCCTGCTCGACCGTCTCCAGCTGGCGCATGATCTCGATCAGCGCCTTCTGGTAGCGCAGCACCTCGACCGGCGGGCGCAGGCGCTGTTCCTCGACCGTCCGGGCGTCGCTCAGCGCCTGCCGGGTCTCCGCCAGGACCGGGCCGATCGCGGCCTCGATCCGCTCGGCCGACACCGCCTGCCAATAGGCGGCGCGGACCTGCTGGATCACCGAATGCACGACGCGCCGGCGCCGCTCGTCGGCGATCAGCGCGCGGTCCGCCTGCTGGCGCGCCTGATAATAGCTGACGCCGAAATCCAGCACGTTCCAGGACAGGGTCAGGTCGGTGGTGAAACGCTGCTGGTCCTGGCTGAGGGACGGGTCGGTGGACTTGACGCCGGTCCGGGTGTTCTCGCTGACCGACAGGTTCTCGTTCGACCGGGCGGTGCCCCCGGCGGCGGCCACCAGCCTGGGCAGCATGTCGTAGCGCGTCAGGTCGAGTTGCCGGTTCTGCAGCGCCTGGTCCATCGCGGTCAGCCGATAGTCCAGGTTGTACTTGATCGCCCGGGCCATCGCCTCTTCCAGGGAGATCGGGCCGGTCACCGGCTCCTGGTCCCGGAACAGGTTTTGCCGGTCCGCGGCGATCAGGGCGGAGCGCTCCTCCGGCGTGACGGGTTCGGGAGTGATCGCGCACCCCGATGCCGACAGCAGCGCGAAGCCGATTGCCGCGAACCGTAAATTCCGCCCGCTCCGCCGCCGACGTCGTCCCCGCCCGTCCGAAATGATGCCAGTCATATCCGCCCCATCAAAACGCCCAGCACGATAATCAACTATAGGGATTAACCCTTTTAGTTTATTTCATTAGGTGTAGTTGTTGCGAGTGTCACGGTCAATTGATTTTGTTGAAAAATTGACACGCGCGGCGATCACGCCGCGCGGTCCAGGGAATCCAGGCCCGCCGCCTTCAGCAGGCTCTCCAGCAGCGCCATCCCCTCGGTCAGAAGATCCTCCTGCCCGGCCGCCTTGAGCTGCGCGGTGAGCGACGGCTTGCCGGCGAGCGGAGCCTTCGTCTCCTGCTGGTCGCGCCGCGGCGCGGCGTCCGTGTTCTTCTGCCCTTCGGCCGGGGCGGTTTCGGGAG
This Skermanella mucosa DNA region includes the following protein-coding sequences:
- a CDS encoding lysylphosphatidylglycerol synthase transmembrane domain-containing protein: MNDRLRRFALAALRFALSGLLLWLLLRQTDLEALAGRLAGVDPLWLAAAFALTVVQVVLISWRWAFIMAGLGAAIGTARALRINLAAFFLGQALPTSIAGDVWRVWRLRALGHGVGTAVRGVLVDRTTALLGLVAVVLATGPALLARMPDPAMRWGLLAGLGIGIALLALALTADRLPGRWLPGRLAGVAEFGRTVRGLLARPLTAVPIVGVSALVHLLAGATMWLIARGLDVPVGLVDCLVLMPPIVLVAGMPLSIAGWGLREGAVVAVFGLAGVPVDGALLMSILFGAMLLLVSLPGGLFLALGETPAAGAALSPRRAGSDR
- a CDS encoding sulfurtransferase TusA family protein; protein product: MARELDIRGLHCPLPILRTRRQLDHMAAGEELIVLVTDPASVIDFRHFCNTTAHELVEHSAEGGVFTYRIRRGEG
- a CDS encoding efflux RND transporter periplasmic adaptor subunit encodes the protein MTGWFSCLLAAALLIAAAPAAGQSFDPGTGLGGVPEIRAQISPRRSTMLSSELAAKIDDLGLREGERFKEGQKLVGFDCAVHRARLNKAVAQQQAARKLYEVNSRLDKLGSVSTLELEAAAAQFSAAEAETAMMRTMVERCVVLAPFPGRIAELKVRRYEFVTEGKELMEILDDRELEVEMIVPSRWLSWLVPGTGFKVLIEETGHAYAAEVTRLSARIDPVSQSIKVFGKVVEKSGGRQQELLAGMSGRAVFAVPN
- a CDS encoding TolC family protein, which translates into the protein MTGIISDGRGRRRRRSGRNLRFAAIGFALLSASGCAITPEPVTPEERSALIAADRQNLFRDQEPVTGPISLEEAMARAIKYNLDYRLTAMDQALQNRQLDLTRYDMLPRLVAAAGGTARSNENLSVSENTRTGVKSTDPSLSQDQQRFTTDLTLSWNVLDFGVSYYQARQQADRALIADERRRRVVHSVIQQVRAAYWQAVSAERIEAAIGPVLAETRQALSDARTVEEQRLRPPVEVLRYQKALIEIMRQLETVEQDLAIAKAQLRALMNLPPGQPFTLALPAGFRREIPQVGLAIEEMETLALSRRPELREEHYQRRISAAEVRKSILRLLPGLTFTGSANLDTNSYLVNNSWAEAGLRVSFNLLNLLTAPASIGVAEAQQELAETRRLALSMAALTQVHVGYQQYQRARRNFEQADQLDSIEQRLYENIRLAEAGQAQNVLERVRAAASAILSELARDRAYADLQAAASNVIVSLGLDPLPATVPSHDVKALTEALAAINADWQAGRILPPAPPPPPAPPAPEPAPAPVALPAPQPPAEQPVPAVAPVETVPLAAAPAPEPMAATPAPEPMAATPAPEPVAAAPAPEPVAAAPAPEPIPEPVREATGAEPPVEAAPPAPAVAVQAVAPPVDLKPRPVRGTGPSRKPLIADPI